The segment TAAGGGAAATTTATATATCTATGAAGGTAATTATGAAGTGTTTTTAGAAAAAAAGGCAGAGCGTGAAGAACTGGAAGAGCGTAACAAACAGAAGCATCAAAACACATTAAAACGTGAAATTGCCTGGTTAAAACGCGGCGTAAAAGCTAGAGGGACAAAACAAAAGGCGAGAGTTGACCGTGTTTCTGAAATGAAGAAGACTACCTTTGATACAAAAAAGCAGGATGTAGATTTTCAGGTAGGGTCCACCCGTTTAGGAAAACAAGTCATTGAATTAGAGGATATTGAAAAAGCCTATGACAGTAAGAAGCTATTGAGGGATTTCAGTCATCTAGTTGTACCGCATGATCGTATCGGAATTGTTGGGCCAAATGGTTCCGGGAAAACGACGTTGCTTAATATAATGGCGGAGCGGATAAGGCCTGATCTAGGTGAAGTCAACATAGGGGAAACCGTTAAAATCGGCTATTATACACAAGGTGAGGAAGAACTCGACGGTAACATGCGGGTGATTGATTATATTAAAGAGGTTGCTGAAGTCGTTCATACAAAAGATCAGTCAGTGATTACGGCGGAGCAGATGCTGGAGCGATTTTTATTTTCTAGACCGGAGCAGTGGACCTATATTCGCAGGCTTTCCGGCGGGGAAAAACGGCGCTTGTATTTGCTTAAAGTGCTAATGACGGAACCGAATGTACTATTTTTGGATGAACCAACAAATGATCTGGATACTACTACATTAAGTGTACTGGAAGATTATTTGGATCAATTCCCTGGCGTGGTGATTACGGTGTCCCATGATCGTTACTTCTTGGATCGGGTTGTGGATCAGTTGCTCGTGTTTACAGGTGGTGGGGAAGTAAAACGCTTTTTTGGAAACTATAGTGCGTATTTAGAGGAAGTCCATGAGGTTTCAGAGAAGCAAGCGAAACCTGATAAAGTAGAGCAGCGGCCAAAAAAACAGAAGAAAAAGCTCTCGTACCATGAGCAAAAAGAATGGAACCAAATTGAGGATCAGATCATGGAGTTGGAAGAAAGAGTAGAAGAATTACAGCAAGAGATTATAGATGCAGGCAGTAATTCGGAAAAAGTTCAGGAGTTATTTGCCGAGCAGGAGAAGACAGAAGCGGAACTTGAGGCTAAGATGGAGCGTTGGGAAGAACTTTCACTGATGGTGGAGGAGTTGGAAAACAAATAATATACTACCTGAATAAGATTGGTGTTATAGATACAAGCTATAGTATAGCATCTTATTTAGGTGGTCTAACCAATGAGTGAAGCCCAAATGTATCAACGAATTTATGAATTGAGGGAACAACTTAGTGATGCTTATTCTAATTACTGGAACCTCTATTCGGATATGAGCACATGGTTTTTTTGGTTTAACCTGGCAAGTGTTGTGATACCATTTATTATCCTCTACTTCGCAATCGACAGAGAAAGGTTATTCGAAATTTCCTTTTATGGTTACACGGTACATGTGCTGTGGTCAAATGTGGATAATTTTTTAACCGCACAAAATTATCTCAGCCATCCCCACACCCTGACCGGGTTCATTCCTGCTGGGGTCACGGTAACGGCCGTTGTACTTCCAGTAACTTTCATGCTGCTGTATCAATATTGTACCAATAAGGGTAAAAATTTTTACCTTTATGCTATTGTCGCTTCCTTCATTTTTGGATGTGGGTTTGGTGGAATTTCAATGATCGTGGACTTACTGCGAATGCATAATGGCATGAATCTATTTTATTTATTCCTTATTGACATAGTAGTTGCGTTCCTCGCTCTGTGGATGACAAGGCTTTTCTTTAAAATAAAGAAGACGAAAAGAAAAATATAATCTTTTGTGAAAATCTTTATTTCATTTTTCTTCCATATCGAGTAAACTAAGGGTAGAAAATGAAAAGATGAGGGATTAATTCATGCAACATATATATAGCGATATTATCCAATTTCGAGGAAGTCACTATGATTTTGGCTATATGCAGGGGGAATTATTAAAGGGTTCTATTACAATTACAAATCGTAGGAAGCAATGGCAAATCAGAAAGCAGCGTTTTTCCATTAGTGAGAATGAAGTAAAACGAGCGATTTTACCGTTTGCTCCGGGGATTTGGGATGAGCTTATCGGCCTTCAGGATGGCCTGCAAATGCCGATGGAAGAGGTTTTAAAAGAATTTGGTGGATATCGGCTTGACTATGTTAAGAGTGGATGTTCTATTTTCACAGACTCTAATTATATGATTCGAAATTATGATTTTCATCCAAGAACATATGAGGGACGTTATACGATTTTTCAACCGAAGGATCAGGGCTATGCTGTTATCGGTCCATCCCAGCGGATTACAGGGCGGATGGACGGGATGAATGAGAAAGGGCTCGCGATGGGCTATAATTTTATCCACCGGAGGAAACCTGGTGAGGGGTTTATCTGTAACATGATTGGGCGAATGATCCTGGAAAACTGCGCTAATGTTTTTGAGGCAATTTCGCTCCTGAAGGAAATACCGCATCGCCACTCATTCAGTTATGTCGTATTAGATGAAAACGAGGAAACATATGTCATTGAAGCGACACCAAGAGGAGTGGAAGTTCGTCAGTCAAATGTCTGTACCAATCACTTCGAAGTATTAAAAGAAGAAAATCGTCATCATTTAGATGATTCATATAAACGAGTAGAAGCTATCAGGCAGCAGCAAAGCAAGGCTACGGACGAATACCAAGCATTTCGGATGATGAATGATACAGATAGAGGTATTTTTTCCGATAAATATAAGAACTGGGCAGGAACTATTCATACATCTGCTTATTTTCCGAAGCAACGGAAAGCATGGTTTGCTTTAGGTGGTGACCGTAAGCCGGTTATTTTTGATTTTGACAGGTGGCTTCGTGGGGAGCGAATTACAACAACGCGCATCTTAGGTGAGGTTGATACTGATCTGGCATTCGGACACATGGATGAAGTTGTACGATAGGCTTTCGGATAAATTGAACTGATTTCTGATTATTTTAAGGTTTAAAACGTATACTAGTAAGGGAAACTATCTATATGCAGAACTTCATTTTCAGCAGTAATAAAAGTATATCCATATTTCTTACTGCATATTGCAACTAAGGCTGTCACCGAAAGGCTTGGTGGCAACCAAGTTTTCTAATAAATGCAGTTATAAAATTACAAGGTTATATAGGAGGTAATTTAATGAAACTTTATCAGGTAAGAAAAGGGCAATTTGTGTTTTATAATAATGAATTGCACAAAGTGTATTCTGTAAAACCCGTGTTTAGAAAATCGATTCATCTATATCGATTGAAGGATATGCAGCAATTTTTGACAAGAGCTGCTGACATTGAATTGTATAGACCTCAGCATAATGACACATTTATCTTTTATGGAAAGCGGTATACAATTAATAAAGATTTGAGGCCAGAGCCAGGTGATTATATTCTAATCATAAAACCAACGCCGGATTTTCTGGATCATTACTCCCTTAATGAGATTGAGAAAGTAGAGAGTATTGAAGATGGAAATGTAGTCACAACAAAAGATAATGGTGTAAAACATAGTGAATATGTTGTTATGGTTCCTGGAAAGTCAGATGCCAGCCAGGAAATTGCCTATCGTGATAAAAACCTGGTGCCGGAAGCACAGCAAATTGAAGATGAGTCCATTACTTATTTATCAGAGAAAGATAATACATTAAAACCGGTAGTAGGCGATATCTATATTGATGTCAGAAATGATACAAAAGCAATGATTGTTGCAATGACAGAGGATGAAGTTGTATTTGGACATGGAGTCCGTGTCCATGTTGCAGAGCTACTGGATGAAAATAATTTTACACTTGTGTACCGTTTTGAAGAAGATTTATAAGCAATGAAATCCCAGCTGAAATTTACGGCTGGGATTTTTGATTTAGGCTCTTTTCGTAAGTATGGTTGGTATTTAAAATCTTCGTAGTTGATGTAGAAGACGAAGCAGTTACTGTTTGCTATAATCACCGTTCGGGTCAGCGAAGGGCGGATGCTTTCCGCGGGCACGGCCTCAGCCCCTCGAGAAAACCACTCTCAGGTCTTCGGACACGTGCTATTCCCGCAGGAGTCACCGCCCTTCGCTGACCCGAACTGGTGAGATGGTTTGAATACTGATTACTAATGCAATTTAGCGGCAAAAACCGGAACACTCAGCGGAGGAAACACATGTAGACTCCTGCGGGAGGAAAGGCCTAGGCGAGACCCGGAGTGCGTAGCACGAGGGGGCTCACCAGCCGCCCTAAGGTGCGCGAAATGTGTTTCCGGAGCGAAGTCTAAGCACCCAACTATCATTAGAATTTTCATTATGTCGTCTTTTATATCTTTTGTGTCAAAAGCCACAATTTAGAAAACAGTCTTGATTGATTAAACCAACTTTTTAACGATTTTGTTCAATCAATCATCGCTGATGCTTTATAACCAAGAACATTAACAGGATCCTTTGGACTAGAATAAGGAGGTGCGTAGGCAAGTTCCAATTCAGGCAGATCCCTTGCAGTTAGTTTGGCTGTGATGGCTGTTGTCAGCACTGCAAGCCGTTTATCGACCCCGTCAAATCCGACGACATGCGCTCCATATAGACTTCCTGTTTTATCATTAAATAAAATTTTCAACCAGAGCTTATCAGATCCGGGATAGTATCCGGCATGAGAATAAGATTGTAATGTAGCTTCTTTAAATGTATACCCTAAATTTTTCAAAGTGGCACTGTTATGTCCTGTTGCTCCAACGGTTAGGTCAAACACCTTTAAAATAGACGATCCGAGCGTCCCTTTATATGGAATGTTTTCACCACTGAGATGACTGGCGATAATAAAAGCTTGTCTGTGTGCCGGCCATGCAAGAGCTGTATGTCTTGGTGTTTGTGCAATTAAATCCTTTGTTTCAACAGCATCACCTAACGCATAAATATCCGGATCAGTCGTCTGCATGTATTCACTTACAGAGATGGCGCCTGTATTTCCGAGTTTTAAGGATGCATCAATAGCAAGACGCGTATTTGGTTTAACTCCTGTTGCCATGATTGTCATATCTGCATGTAAGGAATTTCCGCTGTTAAGCTGGATCGTTTTCCCTTCATTAGAATAGCCGGCCAGCCCATCGTCTAAAATTAGCTTAACACCTTTTTCGTTTAGGTGGTCTTCAATGATAGCAGCCATATTTTTATCGACTGATTTCATTACCTGGTCAGATCTATCAATGATCGTACAATCCAATCCTAAGGCATGCAGATTTTCGACCATTTCCAAACCAATAAAACCAGCTCCGATGATTGCTGCGGTCTTTGGCTGATTAGTTTTGATATAATTGTGTATTTCATCCATGTCTGGAACCGTATGCAAGGAAAATATACAAGCTTCATTTCTTCCTGTCACGTTTGGAACGACGGCTGATGCGCCTGGTGCTAGGATTAGTTTGTCATAAGTTTCTTTGTATATATCTGATTCATTTCTTACCTGAATTTGTTTGTTTTGGCGGTCAATACTTGTAACTTCAGATCCTGTTCTTATTGTGACATCATATTTTTCACTAAATGTAGATGCAGGTATTAATAAATCATCTCTACTTTCGACGACTTTTCCAATATAATAGGGCATCCCGCAATTAGAGAAAGAGATATGATCACCTTTATCAAACATAATAATTTCAGATTCCTTATCATTCCTGCGAATTTGAGCCGCAACAGTTGCTCCACCGCCAACTCCACCGACAATTAAAATTTTTTGTGCCATCTAATTCGCTCCTTATTCTAACGTAGTATTTATACCAAATAAAGGAAATCGACTCTACCGCCAATTTCCACCAATCCGACATCTTTTCTATAGGCTGTTTTCTAAAAAATTGTTGCTTTTGATAAGAATGCGACGTAGTATACCGCTACGGAAATACACTACGCGCACCTTAGGGCGGCTGGTGAGCCTCCTTGTGTTGGCGCACTACGGAGTCTCACCTAGGCCTTTAGCTCCCGCAGGTAGATTTAAAGCAACAATACTTACGAAAATATCCTTCCTACATTGATCCCAAGAAAACGATTATAATCGTAGCAGGAACGACCCATCGCATAATCTGAAACCATACTTGATAAAGTCCGGGAGATAATTTATTACTATAGGAAAACTCCTCTTTTATAAGTGTTTTATCCATTCTAAAGCCAATGAATAAAGCAATTAGTAAACAGCCACCAGGAAGCAGGATGTTACTTACGAGATAGTCAGTTGCGTCAAATACGGTTAAACCGAAAATGGTAAAATCCGCTAAGACATTTGATGACAATGCTGCTGGGATTCCTGCAATAAAAACAATCATACCAGCTACGGCAGCGACTTTTCTTCGAGATCGTTGTTTTTTTTCTGTGAAAGCAGAAGTGATAATTTCCAGCATGCTGAATGACGATGTCAGTATCGCAAATAAGAATAACAAAAGAAACAGACTTAGGAAGACCTCACCAAATGGCATCTGTGCAAAAGCCTCCGGTAAAACCATGAACAGTAATCCAGGTCCTTCCGTTGGTTCAAGCCCAAACGCGAATACAACAGGGAATATAGCTAAACCGGCTAGCAGTGAAACGAATATGTTCATAATCGACACAGACCCTGCGGACATTGGAAGACTGATATCTTTATTTAAATAAGAGCTGTAGGTGACCATCACCGAGAATCCGACAGCTAAGGAAAAAAAGGATTGCCCAAGTGCATACAGAACACCTTCACCAGTAATTTGTGAAAAGTCCGGCTGCAGGAAAAATGATAATCCTCCCATAGCACCTTCAAAGGTTAACGCACGAATGACGAGAATAATGAAAAAGACAAATAATAAGGGCATTAATACTTTACTTGCCTTCTCAATCCCATTTTTGATCCCAAATGAAACAACGATTATGTTAATGATTATAAATAACGCGAGACCGAAAATCACGATCAACGGATTTCCAGTAATCGTCGCAAATAATGCTTCATAATCGGTGTTGTCCTGAATGACCATCCCAGGAATGGACATAGCGCTGTAAATTAACACCCAGCCGCCTACCACACTATAGAAGGACATAAGGAGGAATGCACCGACAACACCCCAGCGTCCGATAATGGATGACCAGCCACTTTTAGGTGCAAGCGTTTTATAGGCACTGACCGCTTCCTTTTGTGATCCTCTGCCGATAATGAATTCGGCAAGTAAAATAGGCAGTCCAATAATAACCGTAAATAAAATAAATAGCAGGAAAAAAGCACCGCCACCGTTCATTCCCGTCATATAAGGGAACTTCCATATAGCACCAAGGCCGATTGCAGCCCCTGCGGATGATAAAATAAAGCCAAGCTTTGTGGCCCATTGATCGTTTTTAGCTGGCATTGTACGACTTCCTTTCTGATATACCTTTTTTGATTTGTTGGACAAATTTTATTGACCTTTCGACTAGAAGTCAAGTCTTACTTCTACATTTCTGTTCGAATATCCCATAATTCCGGGAAAAAATAATGGTCCAGTACGTTCTTTAAATAGCCAACGCCAGAAGACCCGCCAGTTCCCGTTTTATGGCCGATAATTCGTTCTACGGTTTTCATATGTTTAAAGCGCCATTGCTGAAATGAATCTTCAATATCCACCAGTTTTTCTGCCAACTGGTATAGTTCCCAGTATTGATCGACGTTTTTATAAACAGTAAGCCAGGCCTGTTCAACAGATGCATCCTTCTCATATGTTTTTGAAAAATCACGCTTTAAAATGGCTTCATTAATCGGAAAGCCAACTCCAGCCAGTGTTTCAATTGCAACATCATAAAGCCCTGGGGATTGGTATGCCTTTTCTAACATGGCATAAATCTCTGGATCCTTTTCATAGATCTTCAGGATAAAAGATGTTTTATAGCCAAGTACAAATTCTACAAGTCTGTATTGATAGGACTGAAAGCCAGATGCATTGCCTAATTTCCCACGGAATTCCATGTATTCTGCTGGAGTCAACGTTGATAAAACGTCCCATGCTTGAATCATCTGTCGTTGGATATTAGAAACACGTGCCAGCATTTTAAAGGAAGCTTGCAGATCACCTTGTTGAATAGCAGTGATGGCACCCTGTATTTCATGAATGGTTAGTTTGAGCCAAAGCTCGCTGACATGATGAATGATAATGAATAACATTTCATCATGATGGCCGGATAACCTTTTTTGACTCGATAATAAAGTATCAAGCTGCAGATAGTCGCCATAGGTCATTTTTTCAATGAAGTCAGTATGGATGCCTTCTTCTGATTTAAATGTATCACTAGTATACTTATCTGTCATGATTCATTCTCCTCATTGATGGGACGTAAAACTGCACGAACCGGGCTGCCGTCAGCACCGTGAATGGCCAGTGGCAGTGCGACTAATTCATAAAGACCTTCCTCTACACGATCGAGCATAATATTTTCTAAAATATTAATACCATTTCTGTAAAGTGCATGATGTGTCTCTAGCTCTTTACTGTCGGGGGCGTCGACCGATGGTATATCAACACCTAATAATGCTACGCCTTTTTCCTGTAAAAAGGCTGCGATATCAGGATCGAGATTTGGTATTTGATCCGGAAAATGTTTCGGGTTATTCGGTAGGGAGGTGCGTAATAAAACTCGGGGTACATTCTCCCATTCAAATTCCTGTAAGACTGCTGCAGTTATTTTATCTGTATGACTTACATCGATGACAATTGCCTTTCCGATATACAAGTCCAGATCCAGCTGTTCTACTGTCTTTCCTGCTGAGTCATAATGAAATGGTGCATCGATATGTGTGCCAATATGTAAGCTTGTTGTCATTTGCCCGATATTAGCAGGGCCAGTTTCTTCTTTTGTGAACGTAGGTGAATAGGAGAAGGGAGTATCTCCTGGAAATTGTGCGATTTCATTTGTTAGCGACTGAGAAATATCTATCCAATTTGACATTATGCGATTACACCTCGTTTATTTTCATATTTTTTATAGCGTTCTTCATCCATGATGGTTTTTAAAATTTGTACCATTTGCCAGACCTCTTCAAATGTATTGTATAAGGCGACAGGTGCTAGACGTATGCCATTCGGATTACGAAAATCCGGGATGACTTTATCTGCTTTTAATGCCCTGCAAATACGAGCAGCTTCCGGATGTTTCAAATAAACATGGCCCGCGCGCATGCTCTCATCTTTTGGGTTCGCAATTGTAAAATTGTAATCGGTTAGTTTGGTTTCAATCAATTCCATTAAATAATTCGTCAATTGGAGCGATTTTTGGCGGATGTGATTTATCCCTGCTTCCTGGAACATTTCCAGAGATCCGAGTAACGGCGCGGCACTTAATACATGCGGTGTGCCAATTTGGTATGCTCCCACGTCGCCAGCTGGTGTAAGGGTGTGCTCCATATCGAATTGCTTTTCTTTGGATGAGCTAAACCAACCAGCAAGTCCCGGTTCGTTGCCAAAGTGTTTCTCATTCATATACAATCCCCCAACACTGCCGGGACCTCCGTTCAAATGCTTATACGTACACCAGAAAGCAAAGTCGACGTCCCAATCGGATAATTGATGAGGAATAGATCCAATCGAATGGCATAAATCAAAGCCAATTAGGATGCCGCGTTTATGCGCTTCCCTTGTTAGTTTTTCCATATCTAAAATTTGACCACTTCGATAGAGTACGCCTGGCAGAATAATGAGCGCAATGTCATTCGTCATCGCATCAATAATGTCTTGCGTTTTGAGCGTGTTTTCATCATTGCTTTTCACCTGAATTAAATGGTCTACCGGATTGAGATTATGTAGTCTCAATTGGCTTTTTAATGCATAGATATCTGAAGGGAAGTTCAATTCATCTGCAAGGATTTTTGTTTTATTTCCTTCAGGTTGGAAAAAGCTTGCAACAAGCTGATGCAGATTAGTTGTTGTCGACCCTGTTACGATAACCTCTTCTGGTTTAGCTCCAACTAAAGGTGCGGACATTTTTCCAAGCTTTTGGGATAAGTAAAACCAGGGATGCTTTCCCTCTGTCCATCCATCGATTGCATAGGTCTTCCAGGCATTCATCAGTGTATTTACAGTCGTTTCAGCCCGTTTAGACATAAGTCCTAATGAATTACCGTCAAAATAAATCGTGTCGTTCGGAATATAAAATTCGTTTCGAAAGTTTTTTAGATTGTCTTGCTGATCTAAATGTTGTGCATAGCTTTTATCGGTCTTCATTGCAGTACACCTCTTTTTGTATAGGTAGTTTCATTTTAACAAACGAAGTTAATTTTGTATGTGAAAGTCTAAAAGTTATTGTTTTTGACACAAAAGATAGAGAATACGACGTAGTGACAATTCTTATTGCACATTACGTCGTCTTTTATATCAACAGCGAAGATTTAAAAGCAAAAATACTTATGAGAAATAATACAGTTATCACTTTAATAATATTGCAAATTATAAAATATGGGTATATACTATTGTTAGATATATAAAATGACGTTTCAATTATTGAAATAGGGGGATGGGAATGTCTTTTGTTTCGGACAAAGTGAGAAACTTACCACCGTATTTATTTTCCGAACTTCAACGCAAGAAAAAACATTTGGAGGCGAATGGGGTAGACGTTATTGATCTAGGTATCGGAGCTCCGGATTTACCTGCGCCCAATTTTGTATATGATAAGCTGGTGGAGGAAGCTAAAAAGCCAGTTAACCACAGGTACTCTACCTATAGCGGCAGTTCTGAATTTAAAGAGGCTGTTGCGGATTTTTATAAAAGACATTATGCAGTTGACTTGGATCCGGATACAGAGGTATTGACATTAATTGGGTCAAAAGAAGGTATCGCACATCTATTTCAAGCAGTAATTAATCCAGGTGATGCGGTAATTTTGCCAAACCCCGGATATCCTGTTTATCAAACGAGCGTACATTTAGCAGACGGGGAAAATATTCCTTTGCCACTGGATGCAGAAAACGGATATGTTCCACAATTTAATGAACTGGAAAAAAAGGATGTCGATCGCTCGAAGCTTCTGTTTTTAAATTACCCAAGCAATCCAACAGCGGCTACTATTGATTCAAACACTTTTGTGAAAGCGATGTCATTTGCTGTCGAAAACAATCTTTTGCTTGTGAATGATGCGGCGTATGATTTGGTGACATTTGATGGCTACAGGGCACCAAGCATCATGCAAGTCCCTGGCGCCAAGACCTGTGCAGTAGAATTCGGATCACTATCGAAAAGTTTCAATATGACCGGTTGGCGAATTGGCTATGTTGTTGGCAATAGAGATGTTATTCAAGCATTAGCAACATTAAAAAGCAATATGGATACAAGTCAATTTCTTCCTATCCAAAAAGCTGCCGCTGCCGCGCTCGGAAGCGACTTTTCCACCGTAAAAGCAATGAACAGTATATATAAAGAACGCATGGAAAAAATGTATGCTGCTCTAAAAGAGATGGGGATTTATGCGGAAAAACCAAGAGGGACGATTTTCCTTTGGGCAAAAGTTCCGGACGGGTTTTATTCCATTGATTTTGCAAATAAACTATTGGAAGAGGCAGGTGTTATTGTGACACCTGGAGTTGCTTTTGGTTCGTTGGGTGAAGGCTATTTTCGTATCGCATTAACGGTAACTGTAGAACGTCTTGATGAAGTTATAAATCGATTGAAACAGCTTGATTTAGGGGGTGAAGCCTAAGTGAAAATGACCGCAGCTCAAGCTATTGTAGCATGTATGAAAAAGGAAGGTGCTGATAAGACGTTCTGTGTGCCCGGTGAGAGCTATTTGCCTGTGTTGGATGCGCTGCATGATGAGCCTTCGATTGATGTTATTTCTACCAGACATGAGGGCGGGGCTGCATTTATGGCAGAAGGGTATGCGAAAGCTGCTTTAAAGCCAGGTATCGTGCTTGCCACAAGGGCGGTAGGAGCAGCAAATCTATCCATCGGTGTACATACAGCCTATCAGGATTCTACACCAATGGTTGTTTTCTTAGGTCAGGTTCATCGGAAATTCAGGGGAAGAGAAGGATTTCAGGAAGTAGATTTAGACAGGTATTTCGGGCATATTGCAAAATGGGCTGTAGAGGTGACTGATGCTGAGCGCATGCCGGAAATAGTACAACGCGCATTTCGAATTGCAAAATCAGGAAGACCAGGCCCTGTTGTCATCGCATTGCCGGAAGATGTTTTGCCTGAAGAAGCAGAAATGCACTTTGGACCTGTGACGTCTATACCGAAGCCTGCGCCATCACAGCAGGAAGTTACGCTTGTTGAGAGACTCCTTACAACAGCCAAAAAACCGGTGATTATAGCTGGAGGCGGGGTGAAAAATGCACAAGCAGAAGATGATTTAGTAGCTTTTGCAGAAAAATACAAGATTCCGGTACTCGCAGCTTTTCGTCGTCAGGACGCTTTTCCAAATGATCATCCCTTATACGCAGGGCATCTCGGTCTTGGTACGAATAGGGAGATTCTTCAAACCGTCAATCAAGCGGATGTGATTATCGCGCTTGGTACGAGGCTTTCTGAAGTAACGACACAGGATTATTCGATTATTAGACCGGATAAAAAATTGATTCACGTAGCGATTGATCATGACACGATTGGGAAGGTCTACGGGCCAGATATTGGAATCGTGGCAGATTTGAAAGAGGCATTACAAGTATTGATGTACATGGAGATAGATGGTGCCTGGGGGAGTTGGGCTAACGCACGACGACAAGCATATGAGAAGGTGAGTCGA is part of the Virgibacillus sp. NKC19-16 genome and harbors:
- a CDS encoding thiamine pyrophosphate-dependent enzyme, yielding MTAAQAIVACMKKEGADKTFCVPGESYLPVLDALHDEPSIDVISTRHEGGAAFMAEGYAKAALKPGIVLATRAVGAANLSIGVHTAYQDSTPMVVFLGQVHRKFRGREGFQEVDLDRYFGHIAKWAVEVTDAERMPEIVQRAFRIAKSGRPGPVVIALPEDVLPEEAEMHFGPVTSIPKPAPSQQEVTLVERLLTTAKKPVIIAGGGVKNAQAEDDLVAFAEKYKIPVLAAFRRQDAFPNDHPLYAGHLGLGTNREILQTVNQADVIIALGTRLSEVTTQDYSIIRPDKKLIHVAIDHDTIGKVYGPDIGIVADLKEALQVLMYMEIDGAWGSWANARRQAYEKVSRIEASADDVINKQIIAHIAKRLPQNALLTTDAGNFAGWLHAFYPFREKHTYVGPTSGAMGYGMPAALGAKLAFPEKIVVSLSGDGGFMMTGQELETAVRNNIPVICLVFNNNMYGTIRMHQEMHYPKKVEATDLGDVSFKDLAISVGADGYSVRTIEEFEVAFDQAIQKLRPAVIEIITGKEQISVSSTITQIRDR
- a CDS encoding LL-diaminopimelate aminotransferase, coding for MSFVSDKVRNLPPYLFSELQRKKKHLEANGVDVIDLGIGAPDLPAPNFVYDKLVEEAKKPVNHRYSTYSGSSEFKEAVADFYKRHYAVDLDPDTEVLTLIGSKEGIAHLFQAVINPGDAVILPNPGYPVYQTSVHLADGENIPLPLDAENGYVPQFNELEKKDVDRSKLLFLNYPSNPTAATIDSNTFVKAMSFAVENNLLLVNDAAYDLVTFDGYRAPSIMQVPGAKTCAVEFGSLSKSFNMTGWRIGYVVGNRDVIQALATLKSNMDTSQFLPIQKAAAAALGSDFSTVKAMNSIYKERMEKMYAALKEMGIYAEKPRGTIFLWAKVPDGFYSIDFANKLLEEAGVIVTPGVAFGSLGEGYFRIALTVTVERLDEVINRLKQLDLGGEA